From the Leifsonia sp. AG29 genome, one window contains:
- a CDS encoding DegT/DnrJ/EryC1/StrS family aminotransferase encodes MKPWLGQEEIAAVTEVIASGWVAQGPRVARFEEEFAAAVEAPFAVATSNCTTALHLALVVSGIGRGDDVVVPSFSFIATANAPTYVGARPVFADVDATTGDLTAATVEEAITPRTRAVIVVDQGGVPADLDAIRAVCDPRGIVVIEDAACGAGSRYRGRPVGAGADVTAWSFHPRKLLTTGEGGMLTTANRAWADRARKLREHAMSISAADRQASVLAPAEEYSEIGFNYRMTDLQAAVGIVQLGRLPRIVARRRELAARYAELIAPLPGLRPVTDPEWGTGNFQSYWVEVEPAFGATREATMEVLAEAGVSARRGIMAAHRQPAYRGRDTGSVPLPVTERLTDGTLILPLFHELTEGEQQRVVDALREASELRGAA; translated from the coding sequence ATGAAGCCGTGGCTCGGCCAGGAGGAGATCGCCGCCGTCACCGAGGTCATCGCCTCCGGGTGGGTGGCGCAGGGGCCCCGCGTGGCCCGCTTCGAGGAGGAGTTCGCCGCGGCCGTCGAGGCGCCCTTCGCCGTCGCCACCTCGAACTGCACGACCGCCCTGCATCTCGCCCTGGTGGTCTCCGGGATCGGGCGGGGCGACGACGTGGTCGTCCCGTCCTTCTCCTTCATCGCGACCGCGAACGCCCCGACGTACGTCGGGGCCCGGCCGGTCTTCGCCGACGTCGACGCCACCACGGGCGACCTGACGGCCGCGACCGTGGAGGAGGCGATCACCCCGCGCACGCGCGCGGTCATCGTCGTCGACCAGGGAGGCGTCCCCGCCGACCTGGACGCGATCCGCGCCGTGTGCGACCCGCGCGGCATCGTCGTCATCGAGGACGCCGCGTGCGGCGCGGGCTCGCGCTATCGCGGCCGCCCGGTCGGGGCCGGAGCCGATGTCACCGCGTGGTCGTTCCACCCGCGCAAGCTGCTCACCACGGGAGAGGGAGGCATGCTGACGACGGCGAACCGGGCCTGGGCAGACCGCGCGCGGAAGCTGCGCGAGCACGCGATGAGCATCTCGGCGGCCGACCGTCAGGCGAGCGTCCTCGCCCCCGCGGAGGAGTACTCCGAGATCGGCTTCAACTACCGCATGACCGATCTGCAGGCCGCTGTGGGGATCGTGCAGCTCGGGCGCCTCCCCCGGATCGTCGCTCGCCGGCGGGAACTCGCGGCGCGCTATGCCGAGCTGATCGCGCCGCTCCCGGGCCTGCGGCCGGTCACCGATCCCGAGTGGGGCACCGGCAACTTCCAGTCGTACTGGGTGGAGGTGGAGCCTGCGTTCGGCGCGACCCGGGAGGCGACGATGGAGGTGCTGGCCGAGGCGGGCGTCTCCGCCCGGCGCGGCATCATGGCCGCGCACCGGCAGCCCGCGTACCGCGGCCGCGACACCGGCTCGGTCCCGCTCCCGGTGACCGAGCGGCTGACGGACGGCACGCTCATCCTCCCGCTCTTCCACGAGCTGACCGAGGGCGAGCAGCAGAGGGTCGTGGACGCGCTCCGCGAAGCGTCGGAACTGCGGGGTGCGGC
- a CDS encoding NAD-dependent epimerase/dehydratase family protein — translation MTALAGADVLVTGGAGTIGSQIVDQLLDAGVAHVDVLDNLVRGRRANLDDALASGRVTLVEGDLRDRDLVDDVTRGKDLVYHEAAIRITQCAEEPRLALEVLVDGTFNVIESAVRHRVDKLVSASSASVYGLAEEFPTPERHHHHNNDTFYGAAKSFNEGMLRSFRAMNGLDYVVLRYFNVYGPRMDVHGLYTEVLVRWMERIADGRPPLIFGDGLQTMDFVFTGDIARANILAATADVREGAYNIASGTETSLLQLAEALLEAMDSDLEVEHGPERAVNGVTRRLADVEAARRDLGFTAEVPLTEGLRELVEWWRPLREEIAAGRALVHS, via the coding sequence GTGACCGCGCTCGCCGGAGCCGACGTCCTGGTCACCGGGGGCGCCGGCACGATCGGCTCGCAGATCGTCGACCAGCTGCTCGACGCGGGCGTCGCCCACGTCGATGTGCTCGACAACCTGGTGCGCGGCCGGCGCGCCAACCTGGACGACGCGCTGGCGTCGGGGCGGGTGACGCTCGTGGAGGGCGACCTCCGCGACCGAGACCTCGTGGACGACGTCACGCGTGGGAAGGACCTCGTCTACCACGAGGCCGCCATCCGCATCACGCAGTGCGCCGAGGAGCCGCGACTCGCGCTCGAGGTGCTCGTCGACGGCACCTTCAACGTCATCGAGTCGGCCGTGCGCCACCGCGTGGACAAGCTGGTCAGCGCCTCCAGCGCCTCGGTCTACGGCCTCGCGGAGGAGTTCCCGACGCCCGAGCGGCACCACCACCACAACAACGACACCTTCTACGGGGCGGCGAAGTCGTTCAACGAGGGGATGCTCCGGAGCTTCCGGGCGATGAACGGCCTCGACTACGTGGTGCTCCGGTACTTCAACGTCTACGGACCGCGGATGGACGTCCACGGCCTCTATACGGAGGTCCTCGTCCGGTGGATGGAGCGCATCGCCGACGGCAGGCCGCCGCTGATCTTCGGCGACGGTCTCCAGACGATGGACTTCGTCTTCACCGGCGACATCGCCCGCGCGAACATCCTCGCGGCGACGGCCGATGTCCGCGAAGGCGCCTACAACATCGCGAGCGGGACCGAGACGAGCCTCCTCCAGCTCGCGGAGGCGCTGCTCGAGGCGATGGACTCGGACCTCGAGGTCGAGCACGGCCCGGAACGCGCGGTGAACGGCGTCACGCGCCGGCTCGCCGATGTGGAGGCGGCGCGTCGCGACCTCGGTTTCACCGCCGAGGTCCCGCTCACCGAGGGCCTCCGGGAACTGGTCGAGTGGTGGCGTCCGCTCCGCGAGGAGATCGCCGCCGGACGGGCCCTGGTGCACTCGTGA
- a CDS encoding Gfo/Idh/MocA family protein — protein sequence MEPQLRIAVIGAGYWGPNLARNFSVSPDWRLVAICDLDRDRAEGLAARVGGVDVVTDVDELLARDDVDAVAIATPARTHHALAIKALASGKHVMVEKPLADAGHRGRAMVDLASVSGLVLMADHTYCYTPAVLKIRELIEEGALGDILFIDSTRINLGLIQPDVDVFWDLAPHDLSIIDFILPGGLKPQSLSAHGADPLGAGKSCVGYLVLPLAGGAMAHVHVNWLSPTKIRQMVIGGTKRTLVWDDLNPQQRLSVYDRGVDLGLQAVDGVERTAATVSYRLGDTWSPALPEREALGQMAAEFAESIREGRPPRTDGEAGLRVLSVLEATARSLAANGAVVPVDERADEATRAEQLAGAL from the coding sequence ATGGAACCACAACTGCGGATAGCGGTGATCGGCGCCGGCTACTGGGGTCCGAACCTGGCCAGGAACTTCTCGGTCAGCCCCGACTGGCGTCTGGTCGCGATCTGCGACCTCGACCGCGACCGGGCGGAAGGTCTCGCCGCCCGCGTCGGCGGCGTCGACGTCGTGACCGACGTCGACGAGCTGCTCGCGCGTGACGATGTCGACGCCGTGGCCATCGCCACACCGGCCCGGACGCATCACGCTCTCGCCATCAAGGCGCTCGCCTCCGGCAAGCACGTGATGGTCGAGAAGCCGCTCGCCGACGCCGGCCACCGAGGTCGCGCCATGGTCGACCTGGCGTCGGTGAGTGGTCTCGTCCTCATGGCGGACCACACGTACTGCTACACGCCGGCGGTGCTCAAGATCCGCGAGCTGATCGAGGAGGGTGCGCTCGGCGACATCCTGTTCATCGACTCCACGCGCATCAACCTGGGTCTCATCCAGCCGGACGTCGACGTGTTCTGGGACCTCGCCCCGCACGACCTGTCGATCATCGACTTCATCCTCCCCGGCGGCTTGAAGCCGCAGTCCCTGTCGGCGCACGGCGCCGACCCGCTCGGCGCCGGCAAGTCCTGCGTCGGCTACCTCGTGCTCCCGCTGGCCGGAGGCGCGATGGCCCACGTCCACGTCAACTGGCTGAGCCCCACCAAGATCCGCCAGATGGTGATCGGGGGCACCAAGCGCACCCTCGTCTGGGACGACCTCAACCCGCAGCAGCGCCTCAGTGTCTACGACCGCGGCGTCGACCTCGGCCTCCAGGCCGTCGACGGCGTCGAGCGCACCGCGGCCACCGTCTCCTATCGGCTCGGCGACACCTGGTCGCCGGCCCTCCCCGAGCGGGAGGCGCTCGGCCAGATGGCCGCCGAGTTCGCCGAGAGCATCCGCGAAGGGCGTCCGCCGCGCACCGACGGCGAAGCGGGGCTCCGCGTGCTCTCGGTGCTCGAGGCCACGGCCCGGAGCCTGGCGGCGAACGGAGCCGTCGTCCCGGTCGACGAGCGCGCCGACGAAGCGACCCGCGCCGAGCAGCTGGCGGGTGCGCTGTGA
- a CDS encoding DUF4082 domain-containing protein, with protein sequence MRPDRPARRSITLATIATVVVLALFAWVSLVTSSPARADQGCNAAANPIVCENALPGTDPSVWDIQGSGDSDIQGFSTDISVNIGGTIGFKINTSAKAYTIQIFRTGYYQGLGARKIADVTPSVSLPQTQPACYWDPTVELTDCGNWAQSASWTVPPSAVSGVYVALLTRPDNGDNSQITFVVRNDASHSDVLYQTSDPTWEAYNTYGGSDFYQGAANGRAYKVSYNRPFATRGNNAGRDFYFGAEYPEVRFLEKNGYNMSYFSGVDTDRYGSQLLNHKVFLSVGHDEYWSTGQRANVQAAINAGVNAQFLSGNEMYWHTRYENSVAGTSTSYRTLVTYKETWANAKIDPSTTWTGTWRDPRFASTANGAGLPENGVTGTMYMSNFSDLPITVTAAQGKTRLWRNTSLTSLAAGTQAALAAHTVGYESDEDLDNGFRPAGLVDLSTTTGAVPQYLQDFGNTVAPGTTTHHVTLYRASSGALVFSAGSVQWSWGLDATHDGTGAAADPRMQQAQVNLMADMGAQPGSLQSGLVAAAKSTDTTAPTVTVTAPAAGASIANGSTVTVTGTASDVGGVVAGVEVSTDGGTSWHPATGTTSWSYSYVQNGLGAQAIKVRATDDSANTSTPVSVSTTVTGPTSIFGSTAPAVPDSGDASAVELGLQFTAQQNGFISGVRFYKSSTNTGTHTGSLWDTSGNRLATVTFSGESASGWQTASFTSAVAVTAGTKYVVSYSAPAGHYSATSWAFAYRGLSDNVYSVAGGFGAPAAGVYSSSPGTYPQSSYNNANYWVDAVFTTVDNSPLTASGQWPLPGSSSVPLSTTIGAVMSKAVDPASIAFTVKDANGVSVGGTVSYASSTRTATFTPTAALNGFVNYSVAMTAKDLYGKALSSGGAWSFTTVKPDPAPGVCPCSLFSDSTVPSILQVNDNPVTLGVKFYSTKAGAVAGVKFYKNSANTGTHVGTLWSASGQQLATGTFSGESTAGWQTLLFSTPVNIAANTDYVVSYRTTTGSYSVTPGTFSGSGITNGPLVAGNSTGVYTYGTGFPSSTSTTNYMVDLVFNQAPDPVSVVAESPANGAVEVDPASPVSITLSTAIASGYTMGATIGGTAVAGAVSQSTDGTTITFTPSAALPAGAVVTATLSGAKSTAGASLATQTWSFTVKAATVTNYTLLGTETPAVTDATNDSSSVELGMAFTPSQSGTISAIRFFKGSGNVGTHVGSIWSSTGTKLASVTFSGETAVGWQTAQLSTPLAVTAGTSYVVSYLAPQGNYSYTQNYFAQPKTSGPLSAPAGNNGLYLYGSGGFPTYSYGSTNYFVDVVFAPSASGSGGTTTSGGTTTTGGGTTTSGGTTTTPNPGVSIFPSTAVPANTAWPDSAPVQLGVRFTSTQAGTITGLRFYKGTGDTATHTVYLWSATGTQLATAVSTNETASGWQDVYFTTPVTIAANTEYRASYYTTGLTYAVDPNALTNPVTNGPLSTLATGGIYIYSQNFPNNTVSHNYWVDVHFVASQ encoded by the coding sequence ATGCGACCCGACCGCCCCGCGAGGCGCAGCATCACTCTGGCGACCATCGCCACGGTCGTGGTGCTCGCGCTGTTCGCCTGGGTCTCCCTCGTCACGAGTTCTCCTGCTCGAGCGGATCAGGGCTGCAATGCGGCCGCCAACCCCATCGTCTGCGAGAACGCGCTCCCCGGCACCGATCCCTCCGTCTGGGACATCCAGGGCTCGGGCGACAGCGACATCCAAGGGTTCTCGACCGATATCAGCGTGAACATCGGCGGCACGATCGGGTTCAAGATCAACACCTCGGCCAAGGCGTACACCATCCAGATCTTCCGGACGGGGTATTACCAGGGTCTGGGCGCACGCAAGATCGCCGATGTGACTCCGTCGGTCTCGCTGCCGCAGACGCAGCCGGCGTGCTATTGGGACCCGACGGTCGAGCTCACCGATTGCGGCAACTGGGCGCAGTCCGCCTCCTGGACCGTCCCTCCCTCGGCCGTCTCCGGCGTGTACGTGGCACTGCTCACCCGGCCCGACAACGGCGACAACAGCCAGATCACTTTCGTCGTCCGCAACGACGCCAGCCACTCCGACGTGCTGTATCAGACCTCCGACCCGACCTGGGAGGCGTACAACACCTATGGAGGCTCGGACTTCTATCAGGGAGCCGCGAACGGGCGCGCGTACAAGGTGAGCTACAACCGCCCCTTCGCCACCCGCGGCAACAACGCGGGCCGGGATTTCTATTTCGGGGCCGAGTACCCGGAGGTGCGGTTCCTGGAGAAGAACGGCTACAACATGTCGTACTTCAGCGGGGTCGACACCGACCGGTACGGCTCGCAGCTACTGAACCACAAAGTGTTCCTCTCGGTCGGCCACGACGAGTACTGGAGCACCGGGCAGCGGGCGAATGTGCAGGCGGCGATCAACGCGGGCGTGAACGCCCAGTTCCTCTCGGGCAATGAGATGTACTGGCACACCCGGTACGAGAACTCCGTCGCGGGCACCTCCACGAGCTACCGCACCCTGGTGACCTACAAGGAGACCTGGGCCAACGCCAAGATCGACCCCTCCACGACCTGGACGGGCACCTGGCGGGACCCGCGGTTCGCCTCGACGGCGAACGGAGCCGGGCTCCCGGAGAACGGCGTCACCGGGACGATGTACATGTCGAACTTCTCCGACCTGCCGATCACCGTCACGGCCGCGCAGGGCAAGACCAGACTCTGGCGCAACACCAGTCTGACCTCGCTCGCCGCGGGCACGCAGGCGGCCCTGGCCGCGCATACCGTCGGGTACGAGTCGGACGAGGACCTGGATAACGGGTTTAGGCCGGCCGGGCTCGTCGACCTGTCGACGACCACGGGCGCCGTCCCCCAGTACCTGCAGGACTTCGGCAACACGGTCGCCCCCGGGACGACCACGCATCACGTCACGCTCTACCGCGCCTCGAGCGGTGCGCTCGTCTTCTCGGCCGGCAGCGTGCAGTGGTCGTGGGGCCTCGACGCCACGCACGACGGAACCGGCGCGGCCGCCGACCCGCGCATGCAGCAGGCCCAGGTCAACCTGATGGCCGACATGGGCGCCCAGCCGGGCAGCCTGCAGTCGGGCCTGGTGGCGGCTGCCAAGAGCACCGACACGACGGCGCCGACGGTCACGGTCACCGCACCGGCTGCCGGTGCGAGTATCGCGAACGGCTCGACCGTCACCGTCACGGGCACCGCCTCTGATGTCGGCGGCGTGGTCGCCGGGGTCGAGGTGTCGACCGATGGAGGCACGAGCTGGCACCCAGCCACCGGCACCACCTCGTGGTCGTACAGCTACGTACAGAACGGTCTCGGCGCTCAGGCGATCAAGGTGCGGGCGACCGATGACAGTGCGAACACCTCCACGCCCGTCTCCGTGTCGACGACGGTGACCGGGCCGACGTCTATCTTCGGCAGCACGGCGCCCGCCGTGCCCGACTCGGGCGACGCCTCCGCCGTCGAGCTCGGCCTGCAATTCACAGCGCAGCAGAACGGCTTCATCAGCGGTGTCCGCTTCTACAAGAGTTCCACGAACACGGGCACCCACACCGGATCGCTGTGGGACACCTCCGGCAACCGGCTCGCGACCGTGACCTTCTCCGGTGAGAGCGCCTCCGGCTGGCAGACCGCCTCCTTCACCTCGGCCGTGGCCGTGACCGCGGGGACCAAGTACGTGGTCTCGTACTCCGCCCCCGCCGGCCACTACTCGGCAACCTCATGGGCGTTCGCCTACCGCGGACTCTCCGACAACGTCTACTCGGTCGCCGGCGGCTTCGGCGCCCCGGCGGCTGGTGTGTACAGCTCGTCGCCGGGCACCTACCCGCAGAGCAGCTACAACAACGCCAACTACTGGGTCGACGCCGTCTTCACCACCGTCGACAACTCACCGCTGACCGCCTCCGGCCAATGGCCGCTCCCCGGATCCTCCAGCGTCCCCCTGAGCACCACCATCGGCGCGGTCATGTCGAAAGCGGTCGACCCGGCCAGCATCGCCTTCACGGTGAAGGACGCCAATGGCGTCAGCGTGGGCGGGACGGTGAGCTACGCCTCCTCGACCCGGACCGCGACCTTCACGCCGACCGCGGCCCTCAACGGGTTCGTGAACTACTCGGTCGCCATGACGGCCAAGGACCTCTACGGCAAGGCGCTGTCGTCGGGAGGCGCGTGGAGCTTCACCACCGTCAAACCGGATCCTGCCCCGGGCGTCTGCCCATGCAGCCTGTTCTCCGACTCGACGGTCCCGTCGATCCTGCAGGTGAACGACAACCCGGTCACCCTCGGCGTGAAGTTCTACAGCACGAAGGCGGGCGCGGTCGCCGGGGTCAAGTTCTACAAGAACTCGGCCAACACCGGGACGCACGTCGGGACGCTGTGGTCGGCCTCCGGCCAGCAGCTCGCGACCGGCACCTTCAGCGGCGAGTCCACGGCCGGCTGGCAGACCCTGCTGTTCTCGACACCGGTGAACATCGCGGCCAACACCGACTACGTGGTCTCGTACCGCACGACGACGGGCAGCTACTCGGTGACGCCGGGCACCTTCTCCGGCTCGGGCATCACGAACGGACCGCTGGTCGCGGGCAACTCGACCGGCGTGTACACCTACGGAACCGGCTTCCCGTCGTCGACGTCGACCACCAACTACATGGTGGACCTGGTGTTCAACCAGGCTCCCGACCCGGTCTCGGTCGTCGCGGAGTCCCCGGCGAACGGCGCGGTGGAGGTCGACCCGGCGTCGCCCGTCTCGATCACCCTCTCGACGGCGATCGCGAGCGGCTACACCATGGGCGCGACGATCGGCGGAACGGCGGTGGCGGGCGCGGTCTCGCAGTCCACCGACGGGACAACGATCACCTTCACGCCGTCGGCCGCGCTGCCGGCCGGTGCGGTGGTCACCGCGACCCTGTCGGGTGCGAAGTCGACCGCCGGGGCGAGTCTCGCCACCCAGACCTGGTCGTTCACAGTGAAGGCGGCGACGGTCACCAACTACACGCTGCTCGGAACCGAGACGCCCGCCGTGACGGACGCGACCAACGACTCCTCCTCGGTCGAGCTCGGGATGGCGTTCACGCCGTCGCAGAGCGGAACCATCTCGGCGATCCGCTTCTTCAAGGGCTCCGGCAATGTGGGCACCCACGTGGGATCGATCTGGTCGTCCACCGGGACGAAGCTCGCCTCCGTCACCTTCAGCGGCGAGACCGCGGTCGGCTGGCAGACGGCGCAGCTGAGCACACCGCTGGCCGTCACCGCGGGCACGAGCTACGTGGTGTCGTACCTCGCGCCCCAGGGCAACTACTCGTACACGCAGAACTACTTCGCGCAGCCCAAGACGTCGGGGCCGCTGAGTGCTCCCGCTGGCAACAACGGCCTGTACCTCTACGGCTCGGGCGGGTTCCCGACCTACTCGTACGGGTCGACGAACTACTTCGTCGACGTGGTCTTCGCGCCGAGCGCAAGCGGTTCGGGAGGCACGACGACGAGCGGCGGCACGACGACGACCGGCGGCGGCACCACCACGAGCGGTGGCACCACGACCACGCCCAACCCGGGGGTCTCGATCTTCCCGTCGACGGCGGTTCCCGCGAACACCGCGTGGCCCGACAGCGCTCCCGTCCAGCTCGGCGTCCGCTTCACCTCGACGCAGGCGGGCACGATCACCGGTCTCCGCTTCTACAAGGGGACCGGCGACACGGCGACGCACACCGTCTACCTGTGGTCGGCGACCGGGACGCAGCTGGCGACGGCGGTCTCCACGAACGAGACGGCGAGCGGCTGGCAGGACGTGTACTTCACGACCCCCGTGACGATCGCCGCCAACACCGAGTACCGGGCGAGCTACTACACGACCGGACTCACCTACGCGGTCGATCCGAACGCGCTGACGAACCCGGTCACGAACGGGCCGCTGTCGACGCTGGCGACGGGCGGCATCTACATCTACTCGCAGAACTTCCCGAACAACACGGTCTCGCACAACTACTGGGTGGACGTCCACTTCGTCGCGTCGCAGTAG
- a CDS encoding malate dehydrogenase: MSTTSPPAVTVTVTGAGGQIGYALLFRIASGQLLGPDVPVRLKLLEIPQGLRAAEGTALELEDGAFPLLRSIEVTDDGRAAFDGTNIALLVGARPRGPGMERADLLEANGAIFGPQGEAINAGAADDVRVLVVGNPANTNALIAAAHAPDVPAERFTAMTRLDHNRAVAQLARRVEAPVSSVEGVIIWGNHSASQYPDITHATVGVRRATDLVDEQWLVDEYIPRVAKRGAEIIEVRGSSSAASAASAAIDHVRDWVGGTGERWTSAAVPSDGSYGVPEGIVSSFPVRAVGGVWRIVPGLEIDAFSRSRIDASVAELLEEREAVRALGLI, translated from the coding sequence GTGAGCACCACCTCCCCTCCTGCCGTGACTGTCACCGTGACCGGCGCGGGCGGCCAGATCGGTTACGCCCTCCTGTTCCGCATCGCGTCCGGCCAGCTGCTCGGTCCGGATGTCCCGGTCCGATTGAAGCTCCTCGAGATCCCCCAGGGGCTGCGGGCCGCGGAGGGAACGGCGCTCGAACTCGAGGACGGCGCCTTCCCCCTCCTCCGCAGCATCGAGGTCACCGACGACGGACGCGCCGCGTTCGACGGCACGAACATCGCCCTGCTGGTCGGCGCCCGGCCGCGCGGGCCGGGAATGGAACGGGCGGACCTCCTCGAGGCCAACGGGGCGATCTTCGGCCCCCAGGGCGAGGCGATCAACGCGGGAGCGGCGGACGACGTGCGCGTTCTGGTCGTGGGGAACCCCGCGAACACGAACGCCCTCATCGCGGCCGCGCACGCCCCCGACGTCCCCGCCGAGCGGTTCACGGCCATGACGCGGCTCGACCACAACCGCGCGGTCGCCCAGCTCGCCCGTCGCGTCGAAGCGCCCGTGTCATCGGTGGAGGGCGTCATCATCTGGGGCAACCACTCGGCGAGCCAGTACCCCGACATCACCCACGCCACCGTCGGCGTCCGGCGCGCGACTGACCTCGTCGACGAGCAGTGGCTGGTCGACGAATACATCCCTCGAGTGGCGAAACGCGGCGCCGAGATCATCGAGGTGCGCGGCTCGTCCTCCGCCGCGTCCGCCGCGAGCGCGGCCATCGACCACGTGCGCGACTGGGTCGGCGGGACCGGCGAGCGGTGGACGAGTGCGGCCGTGCCGTCCGACGGGTCCTACGGCGTGCCCGAAGGGATCGTGTCGTCGTTCCCGGTACGGGCCGTCGGGGGCGTGTGGCGGATCGTGCCCGGTCTCGAGATCGACGCGTTCTCGCGGTCGCGGATCGACGCCTCCGTGGCGGAGCTGCTCGAGGAGCGGGAGGCGGTCCGCGCGCTCGGTCTGATCTGA
- the pip gene encoding prolyl aminopeptidase, with translation MRTLYPEIEPYDTGMLDVGDGQQLYWEASGNPEGKPVVFLHGGPGGGTTPAHRRLFDPEKYRIVLFDQRGCGRSLPHASDPAADLSVNTTWHLVADIERLREELEVERWQVLGGSWGSALALAYAETHPDRVTELIVRGIFTLRPEELDWFYEGGAAALFPDLWEDFVAPVPPGDRGRLIQAYNRLLWHPDAEIAEQAAVAWSRWESSTITLLPRPDLIESFTEPKYALAFARIENHYFVNRGWFEEEQLIRDAGRLADIPGVIVQGRYDVCTPAMTAWDLHRAWPQAELRIIDDAGHAFDEPGILDALIEATDRFA, from the coding sequence ATGCGGACCTTGTACCCCGAGATCGAGCCCTACGACACCGGAATGCTCGACGTCGGCGACGGCCAGCAGCTCTACTGGGAGGCGAGCGGCAACCCCGAGGGCAAGCCGGTCGTCTTCCTCCACGGCGGCCCGGGTGGAGGGACGACCCCCGCCCACCGTCGGCTGTTCGACCCCGAGAAGTACCGCATCGTCCTGTTCGACCAGCGCGGCTGCGGCCGGAGCCTCCCGCACGCCAGCGATCCCGCGGCCGACCTGAGCGTCAACACCACGTGGCACCTCGTCGCCGACATCGAGCGGCTGCGCGAGGAACTCGAGGTCGAGCGCTGGCAGGTGCTCGGGGGATCGTGGGGCAGCGCTCTCGCCCTCGCCTACGCCGAGACGCACCCCGACCGCGTGACGGAACTGATCGTCCGCGGCATCTTCACGCTGCGGCCGGAGGAGCTCGACTGGTTCTACGAGGGAGGCGCGGCCGCGCTGTTCCCGGACCTGTGGGAGGACTTCGTCGCCCCCGTCCCTCCCGGCGACCGCGGCCGCCTGATCCAGGCGTACAACCGCCTCCTCTGGCACCCGGATGCCGAGATCGCCGAGCAGGCCGCCGTCGCGTGGTCGCGCTGGGAGTCATCGACGATCACGCTCCTCCCCCGGCCGGACCTCATCGAGAGCTTCACGGAGCCGAAATACGCTCTCGCGTTCGCGCGGATCGAGAACCACTACTTCGTCAACCGCGGCTGGTTCGAGGAGGAGCAGCTGATCCGCGACGCCGGTCGGCTCGCCGACATCCCCGGCGTGATCGTGCAGGGGCGCTACGACGTGTGCACGCCCGCGATGACGGCCTGGGACCTCCACAGGGCGTGGCCCCAGGCGGAGCTGCGCATCATCGACGACGCCGGCCACGCTTTCGACGAGCCCGGCATCCTCGACGCCCTCATCGAGGCGACCGACCGCTTCGCCTGA